In Carassius auratus strain Wakin unplaced genomic scaffold, ASM336829v1 scaf_tig00217029, whole genome shotgun sequence, the following proteins share a genomic window:
- the LOC113099762 gene encoding polymeric immunoglobulin receptor-like, whose protein sequence is MIRIKDSRSQSGMTSVITIIIFITLCLISGQVLCFKVIGCSGGSVMFNCMYKSDEQHNTKPLNKRESSDQFKGKYFCRDRDCRTGISSETQHRWVYNERFALYDDENRGFFSVFIRKLSREDDGKYSCGNNQEWSRDVDLVVNRNSSSCGTSVIRSAYKGQTITFSCEYDHGFETHTKVLYRVNGDPVFVLKISQSSQSSEEKFILSDNQRNHFTVTIRDISEDDDGVYLCGVERDGGDKPPSETSITHITFIKEIELNVQSQITSVQVEAYISKSVFIMCEFPEEFKENKKFIQIHSLQEISDEQNQWIHLDKVHMYDDTSSGVLKVFISDLTEADERTYRCGVKTADGHLFTEITLKINQGDHFRESSESAAVIGESVKLSCNSPEKQQSIKHICKENEQKICQSISSSEKQRFEFSDSTAGVFTASISNVSLRDAGVYWCGAETRHKCLTSVSLTNKHQLTLTMPPVIGREGDSVQIKCPYDEKNNEEVCLRSGRCLSKEVKYLCKGKCLSKDAQIIIRSDEDHVKNPKISVKDDTDLNLFTVTLTELRAEDAGKYWCAVKDVFNLPIELMIIRKDEMTTSDTKRVTPQPEMTSSDTEKETVQETEKPEMKTFYTKRETSQETVKPGKSASQFDLEMLFR, encoded by the exons ATGATCAGGATTAAAGATTCAAGAAGTCAATCAGGAATGACATCcgtcatcaccatcatcatcttcatcactctCTGTCTGATCTCAG GTCAGGTTCTGTGTTTTAAAGTGATCGGCTGCTCTGGAGGGAGTGTGATGTTCAACTGCATGTATAAGTCTGATGAGCAACATAACACAAAACCCCTGAACAAGAGAGAGTCTTCTGATCAGTTTAAAGGAAAGTATTTCTGCAGAGACAGAGACTGTAGGACAGGAATCAGTAGTGAGACTCAGCATCGCTGGGTTTATAATGAGAGATTCGCTCTGTATGACGATGAAAACAGAGGATTCTTCTCAGTGTTCATCAGGAAGCTCAGCAGAGAGGATGATGGGAAATACTCATGTGGAAACAATCAGGAATGGAGTCGTGATGTTGATTTAGTGGTGAACAGAA ACTCTTCTTCTTGTGGGACGTCTGTTATCCGATCTGCATATAAAGGTCAAACAATCACTTTCAGCTGTGAATATGATCATGGgtttgaaacacacacaaaagtctTGTACAGAGTGAATGGAGATCCTGTGTTTGTGCTGAAGATCTCTCAATCATCACAATCATCTGAAGAGAAGTTCATCCTGTCTGACAATCAGAGAAATCACTTTACTGTGACCATCAGAGACATTTCTGAAGATGATGATGGAGTTTATTTATGTGGAGTGGAGAGAGACGGAGGAGATAAACCACCTTCAGAAACATCAATTACTCACATAACCTTCATTAAAGAGATTGAGCTGAATGTCCAAA GTCAGATAACTTCTGTCCAGGTTGAGGCCTACATCAGTAAATCAGTCTTCATCATGTGTGAATTTCCAGAAGAATTCAAAGAAAACAAGAAATTCATCCAAATACATTCATTACAGGAGATCTCTGATGAACAGAATCAGTGGATCCATCTTGATAAAGTTCACATGTATGATGATACCAGTTCAGGAGTTTTGAAGGTTTTTATCAGTGATTTAACTGAAGCTGATGAAAGAACGTACAGATGTGGAGTGAAAACTGCTGACGGTCATCTGTTCACTGAGATCACACTGAAGATCAATCAAG GTGATCATTTCCGTGAATCAAGTGAATCAGCTGCTGTTATTGGTGAAAGTGTGAAACTCAGCTGTAATTCCCCTGAGAAACAGCAGTCCATCAAACACATCTGTAAAGAGAACGAGCAGAAGATCTGTCAGAGCATCAGTTCATCAGAGAAGCAGCGCTTTGAGTTTTCTGACAGTACAGCAGGAGTTTTTACAGCGAGCATCAGTAATGTGAGCCTGAGAGATGCTGGAGTTTACTGGTGTGGAGCAGAAACCAGACACAAGTGTCTGACTTCTGTTTCTCTCACCAATAAACATCAACTGACTTTAACCA TGCCTCCAGTGATCGGACGTGAAGGAGATTCAGTCCAGATCAAATGCCCttatgatgaaaaaaacaatgaagaaGTGTGTCTGCGCAGTGGAAGGTGTTTGAGTAAAGAAGTAAAGTATCTGTGTAAAGGAAAGTGTTTGAGTAAAGATGCTCAAATTATCATTCGGTCAGATGAAGATCATGTTAAAAACCCAAAGATTTCAGTAAAGGACGACACTGACCTCAATCTCTTCACTGTGACGCTGACTGAGCTGAGagcagaggatgctgggaaataCTGGTGTGCAGTAAAAGATGTGTTTAATCTTCCCATTGAGCTCATGATCATCAGGAAGGACG AAATGACGACCTCTGACACCAAAAGGGTAACACCCCAGCCTG aaATGACctcatctgacactgaaaaggAAACCGTCCAGGAAACAGAAAAGCCTG AGATGAAGACATTTTACACCAAAAGAGAAACATCCCAGGAAACAGTAAAGCCTGGTAAGTCTGCTTCTCAGTTTGACTTGGAAATGCTATTTAGATAA